One genomic segment of Fusobacterium nucleatum includes these proteins:
- a CDS encoding YadA C-terminal domain-containing protein, with the protein MKNKLFNIIIVTFLLNSINTFSLDSNIKEIEPIESIHSDENASAFVDDNSKVISESSFEENYKSKTSNIISTNKDLKINKKEENNGEDKFEEITDRTNRITALGSAMGAVDLSKTPPNKFRVGAGVGHSAKNQAVAVGIGYAPTERLRLNTKISTTTNSTKSNRSNGISIGASYDLDW; encoded by the coding sequence ATGAAAAATAAATTATTTAATATTATTATAGTTACTTTTTTATTAAATAGTATCAATACTTTTTCTTTAGATAGTAATATTAAGGAGATTGAGCCTATTGAATCAATTCATTCTGATGAAAATGCTTCTGCCTTTGTGGATGATAATTCAAAAGTTATTTCTGAAAGTTCTTTTGAAGAAAATTATAAATCTAAAACTTCTAATATAATAAGTACAAATAAAGATTTAAAAATTAATAAAAAGGAAGAAAATAATGGAGAAGATAAATTTGAAGAAATAACTGATAGGACAAATAGAATAACAGCTTTAGGTTCTGCTATGGGAGCAGTTGATTTGAGTAAAACTCCTCCTAATAAATTTAGAGTTGGAGCTGGTGTTGGACATTCAGCTAAGAATCAAGCAGTTGCTGTGGGAATTGGTTATGCTCCAACAGAAAGATTAAGACTTAACACAAAAATATCTACTACCACGAATTCTACTAAATCTAATAGATCAAATGGTATTTCAATAGGGGCTTCTTATGATTTAGATTGGTAA
- a CDS encoding DUF5105 domain-containing protein yields the protein MKKIFRYLILACMFLMLVACGKKDSEKAFDEKVKEVKEQVAKNVEEGLESSKLMAKIFNKVTYKVNKVEENGDNAELDVTIKAVNLGKYMDELSAHLKATASAEPTEEELNKIAVEYFTELLKNEKDLEYSESNVKIQMAKIDGKWEIENSTDFYMALHGSQRQVNDLPAQN from the coding sequence ATGAAAAAAATATTTCGTTATCTAATATTGGCTTGTATGTTTTTAATGTTAGTGGCTTGTGGAAAAAAAGATTCAGAGAAAGCCTTTGATGAAAAAGTTAAAGAAGTTAAAGAGCAAGTTGCTAAAAATGTAGAAGAAGGTTTAGAAAGTTCAAAATTAATGGCAAAAATCTTTAATAAAGTAACATACAAGGTTAATAAAGTTGAAGAAAATGGTGATAATGCCGAATTAGATGTAACTATAAAAGCGGTAAATTTAGGAAAATACATGGATGAGTTATCTGCCCATTTAAAAGCTACTGCAAGTGCTGAACCAACAGAAGAAGAACTTAATAAAATAGCTGTTGAATATTTCACTGAATTATTAAAGAATGAAAAAGATTTAGAATATTCTGAATCAAATGTTAAAATTCAAATGGCAAAAATTGATGGAAAATGGGAAATTGAAAACTCTACTGATTTCTATATGGCACTTCATGGTAGTCAAAGACAAGTAAATGATTTACCAGCTCAAAATTAA
- a CDS encoding DUF5105 domain-containing protein, translated as MKKIFRYLVLSFAVLMLVACGKPDSQKAFEERFKEFNSVLTKQMEGADEGSKKMAEIISKATYTVNKVEEKGNNSELNVTIKAVNLGKYINEYVAAVTEKYGVNVSADKQEEFNKFSVDYFTNLLNDKNIEYVETEVNVQMQKSEEGWVITNPNDLVSATLGGAGNLIGL; from the coding sequence ATGAAAAAAATTTTTCGTTATCTAGTTTTAAGTTTTGCAGTATTAATGTTAGTGGCTTGTGGAAAACCAGATTCACAAAAGGCATTTGAAGAAAGGTTTAAAGAATTCAATTCTGTACTAACTAAACAAATGGAAGGTGCTGATGAAGGTTCAAAGAAAATGGCAGAAATAATTAGCAAAGCTACATACACAGTCAATAAAGTTGAAGAAAAAGGCAATAATTCAGAATTAAATGTAACTATAAAAGCAGTAAATTTAGGTAAATATATAAATGAATATGTAGCAGCTGTAACAGAAAAATATGGAGTAAATGTATCAGCTGATAAACAAGAAGAATTTAATAAATTCTCTGTTGATTATTTTACAAATCTATTAAATGATAAGAATATAGAATATGTTGAAACAGAAGTAAATGTACAAATGCAAAAATCTGAAGAGGGTTGGGTAATAACAAACCCTAATGATTTAGTATCTGCAACTTTAGGTGGAGCAGGAAATTTAATAGGTTTATAA
- a CDS encoding DUF5105 domain-containing protein, with product MKKIFRYIILSFALMMLVACGKPDSQKAFEKGFKETMADINKKMNEDENEVTKMMAKILEKSTYTVNKVEENGNVSELDVTIKAVNLTKYLTEFMISLKPLVESNMGEEAFTKATVNYFSDLSKKDLDYTETNVKVHMEKIDEEWKVINTDDILVGIFGGLKEFVRSPLN from the coding sequence ATGAAGAAAATTTTTCGTTATATAATATTAAGTTTTGCATTAATGATGTTAGTGGCTTGTGGAAAACCAGATTCACAGAAAGCATTTGAAAAAGGTTTTAAGGAAACTATGGCTGATATAAATAAAAAAATGAATGAAGATGAGAATGAAGTTACAAAAATGATGGCAAAGATTTTAGAAAAATCTACATATACAGTAAATAAGGTTGAAGAAAATGGAAATGTATCTGAACTTGATGTAACTATAAAAGCAGTAAATTTAACAAAGTATTTAACTGAATTTATGATATCTTTAAAACCATTAGTAGAATCTAATATGGGTGAAGAAGCTTTCACTAAAGCAACTGTTAATTATTTTTCTGATTTATCAAAAAAAGACTTAGACTATACTGAAACAAATGTAAAAGTTCATATGGAAAAAATTGATGAAGAATGGAAAGTAATAAATACAGATGATATTTTAGTTGGAATATTTGGAGGCTTAAAAGAATTTGTAAGAAGTCCTCTTAATTAG
- a CDS encoding YhdT family protein → MDKDGKKYNISKQINKEVLITIVLYLIYFIWWYYFAYEYSSDNVEEYKYILGLPEWFFYSCVLGLVLINILVYICVKFFFKDIDFDKYNEVNKSNQK, encoded by the coding sequence ATGGACAAAGATGGTAAAAAATATAATATTTCTAAACAAATCAATAAAGAGGTTTTAATAACCATTGTTCTTTATCTAATTTATTTTATTTGGTGGTACTATTTTGCTTATGAATATTCTTCTGATAATGTTGAAGAATACAAATATATCTTAGGCTTACCCGAATGGTTCTTTTACTCTTGCGTCCTTGGATTAGTTCTTATAAATATCTTAGTTTATATCTGTGTAAAATTTTTCTTCAAAGATATTGATTTTGACAAATACAATGAAGTAAACAAATCAAACCAAAAATAA
- the panF gene encoding sodium/pantothenate symporter: MNKTLIIIPILIYLIAMLLIAYRVNKIKNSSKSFTNEYYLGSRSMGGFVLAMTIVATYVGASSFIGGPGIAYNLGLGWVLLACIQVPTAFFTLGILGKKLSIISRKLNAITIFDVLKARYNNGFLNVLASIMLIVFFISAIVAQFIGGARLFEAVTGLSYLTGLIIFSSVVIIYTTFGGFRAVTLTDAIQAVVMFAATIVLFVVILKHGNGMENIMMKIKDIDPNLLRPDSGGNIAKPFIMSFWILVGIGILGLPATTIRCMAFKDTKAMHNAMIIGTSLVGVLVLGMHLVGVMGRAVIPDLQEVDKIIPILALKNLYPILAGVFIGGPLAAVMSTVDSLLIISSSTLIKDLYVTYLNKNASEGKIKKISMWTSFLIGVLVFILSVKPISLIAWVNLFALGGQEIVFFCPLILGLYWKGANATGAIASIFSGIAAYLTLEILKTKIFALHNIVPGLVVAIIVFIIASYFGKKSDEKTIKIFFEY; the protein is encoded by the coding sequence ATGAATAAAACTTTAATTATAATACCAATATTAATTTATTTAATAGCTATGTTACTTATTGCTTATAGAGTTAATAAAATTAAAAATAGTTCTAAAAGCTTTACAAATGAATATTATCTTGGTAGCAGATCTATGGGTGGTTTTGTACTTGCAATGACAATAGTTGCAACTTATGTTGGGGCTAGTTCATTTATAGGAGGACCTGGTATTGCATATAATCTTGGACTTGGTTGGGTACTACTTGCTTGTATTCAAGTACCAACTGCATTCTTTACCTTAGGTATTCTTGGAAAAAAACTTTCTATTATTTCAAGAAAATTAAATGCTATAACAATTTTTGATGTATTAAAGGCTAGATATAACAATGGTTTTTTAAATGTTTTAGCTTCTATAATGTTAATAGTTTTCTTTATAAGTGCTATTGTTGCACAATTTATAGGTGGTGCTAGATTATTTGAGGCCGTTACTGGACTTTCATACTTAACAGGGCTTATAATTTTCTCATCTGTTGTTATAATCTATACTACTTTTGGTGGATTTAGAGCAGTTACCTTGACAGATGCTATTCAAGCTGTGGTAATGTTTGCTGCAACTATTGTACTTTTTGTAGTAATATTAAAACATGGTAATGGTATGGAAAATATTATGATGAAAATCAAAGATATTGATCCTAATCTTTTAAGACCAGATTCAGGTGGAAATATTGCTAAACCATTTATAATGTCTTTCTGGATTTTAGTTGGTATAGGAATCTTAGGACTTCCTGCAACTACTATAAGATGTATGGCATTTAAAGATACTAAAGCTATGCACAATGCCATGATAATTGGTACATCTCTTGTTGGAGTTTTAGTTCTAGGTATGCATTTAGTTGGAGTTATGGGAAGAGCTGTTATTCCTGATTTACAAGAAGTTGATAAAATTATACCAATACTTGCACTTAAAAATCTATATCCAATACTTGCAGGAGTTTTCATTGGTGGTCCTCTTGCAGCTGTAATGTCAACAGTTGATTCACTATTAATAATATCATCTTCAACTTTAATAAAAGATTTATATGTCACTTACCTAAATAAAAATGCTAGTGAAGGTAAAATTAAAAAAATATCAATGTGGACTTCATTTTTAATAGGAGTTTTAGTATTTATTCTTTCTGTAAAACCAATAAGTTTAATTGCTTGGGTAAATTTATTTGCCTTAGGAGGTCAAGAAATTGTATTCTTCTGTCCATTGATTTTAGGACTTTATTGGAAAGGAGCTAATGCAACAGGTGCTATTGCCTCGATATTTTCTGGAATTGCTGCATATTTAACTCTTGAAATATTAAAAACTAAAATTTTTGCTTTACACAATATAGTTCCAGGACTTGTTGTGGCTATTATAGTTTTTATAATAGCTTCATACTTTGGAAAAAAATCTGATGAAAAAACTATAAAAATATTTTTTGAATATTAA